The Candidatus Omnitrophota bacterium genome contains the following window.
AATATTTTTTATTGAAGTTTTTATAATACTAGTTTAGAATAAAACAAATAAGTTTACGGGGAGGCCGTAGAAACGGCCTGAGAGTTCTCCGCCACAAATCGTGGCGGACCCGCCAACGTATCAGTGGCGGGTGCGAAATAAGCAGATTACCCGATGCACCTGATCTGGATAATGCCAGCGTAGGGAAAAGTTAGTGTAATGTATCCCTTGTGCATGTGGCATAGGGGATATTTTTTTTGGAGAGGTTTTTGAGGGACAACTACTAAGGAGGCTTTAAATGGCGTTAGATGAAATAAAGATTTCCCGGGCGATTATCGAGTCTTATAGTAAAAAGCTTGTTAAAGCTTTGGATGTTGATGTGGCGATAGTAGGAGGAGGGCCGGCGGGTATGGTTTGCGGGTATTATTTGGCACAAGCCGGGAAAAGCGTTGTTTTATTTGAAAGAAAACTTTCAATTGGCGGCGGAATGTGGGGCGGCGGAATAATGTTTAATGAAATAGTTGTCCAGGAATCTGCTAAGAAAATACTAGATGTATTTGAAATTAAGACAAAGAAGTATGAAGAAAATTATTATTTAGCGGATTCTATAGAAACAGTTTCTACAATTTGTTCAAAGGCAGTTAAAGCAGGATTAAAGATTTTTAATTTGTTAAGCGCCGAGGATGTGATGATCCGGGGGAAAAAAGTTTGCGGGTTAGTCTTGAATTGGACTTCTGTTGAAATGGCTAATTTGCATGTTGATCCGATTACAATGCGCTCAAAATTCGTAGTGGATGCAACAGGACACCCTGCTGAAGTAGCGAGGATTATTGAGAGAAAATCTGGAATCCGCCTTAAAACAAAAACAGGAAAACTTATGGGAGAGCAGTCAATGTGGGCGGAAGTCGGCGAAGAGACAATCGTAAAGAATTCAAAAGAAGTCTGCCCGGGTTTTTATGTTTG
Protein-coding sequences here:
- a CDS encoding sulfide-dependent adenosine diphosphate thiazole synthase; the encoded protein is MALDEIKISRAIIESYSKKLVKALDVDVAIVGGGPAGMVCGYYLAQAGKSVVLFERKLSIGGGMWGGGIMFNEIVVQESAKKILDVFEIKTKKYEENYYLADSIETVSTICSKAVKAGLKIFNLLSAEDVMIRGKKVCGLVLNWTSVEMANLHVDPITMRSKFVVDATGHPAEVARIIERKSGIRLKTKTGKLMGEQSMWAEVGEETIVKNSKEVCPGFYVCGMCANAVFGGPRMGPIFGGMLLSGEKVAKELLKQIVHSR